A stretch of the Janthinobacterium sp. B9-8 genome encodes the following:
- a CDS encoding class I SAM-dependent methyltransferase encodes MSDWTAGYIADIGYTFGYYSELNPLRVKLAFLSAGLAYPEMGNACELGFGQGMSANLHAAASVTQWHGTDFNPSQAGFAQELAGISGGGAKLFDEAFADFATRSDLPEFDYIGLHGIWSWISDENRGVIVEFIRRKLKVGGVLYISYNTQPGWASFAPIRHLMTEHAEIIGAEGNGIVSRINGALDFTEKLFATQPMYARANPQIAERIQKIKEQNRHYLAHEYFNRDWLPMHFATMAEWLEPAKLSFACSAHYMDHIDAINLSSEQQQFLAAIPDAMFRETTRDFMVNQQFRRDYWVRGPRKLSKLAQAEQARQLRVLLVQHRADVSLKVTGNLGEATMQDHVYAPILNTIADHQIISLGQIEQATGLALSQILQAALVLIGGGSVVAVQDDAHIAKAKKSCEKLNYYLCNQARGSHDISHLASPVSGGGISIGRFQQLFLLARSQGKKHPAEWAQFAWQILAMQNQTLVKEGQALETEEDNLAELNRQAQTFSEKQLNIFKALGIAW; translated from the coding sequence ATGAGCGATTGGACAGCAGGCTATATAGCAGATATCGGATATACATTTGGCTATTACAGTGAGCTTAACCCCCTACGGGTAAAGCTCGCTTTTCTAAGCGCTGGCTTAGCCTATCCGGAAATGGGTAATGCATGTGAATTAGGCTTTGGCCAGGGAATGAGTGCTAATTTGCATGCCGCCGCCAGTGTAACGCAATGGCATGGCACCGATTTTAATCCGTCTCAGGCGGGCTTTGCCCAAGAGTTGGCCGGCATTTCTGGTGGAGGGGCTAAATTATTTGATGAAGCCTTTGCTGATTTTGCTACCCGTAGTGATTTACCCGAGTTCGATTATATCGGCCTGCATGGTATTTGGAGCTGGATATCAGATGAAAACCGTGGCGTAATTGTTGAATTTATTCGCCGAAAATTAAAAGTAGGCGGTGTTTTATATATTAGCTATAACACCCAGCCCGGCTGGGCCAGCTTTGCTCCAATACGGCATTTAATGACCGAACACGCCGAGATTATTGGTGCAGAAGGCAATGGCATTGTGAGCCGGATTAATGGCGCACTCGATTTTACCGAAAAACTATTCGCCACCCAGCCTATGTATGCGCGGGCAAACCCGCAAATAGCGGAGCGAATACAAAAAATAAAAGAACAAAATCGCCATTATCTGGCACATGAATATTTTAATCGGGATTGGCTGCCTATGCACTTTGCCACCATGGCAGAGTGGCTGGAGCCAGCCAAGCTCAGCTTTGCCTGCTCTGCGCATTATATGGACCATATTGATGCCATTAATTTAAGTAGCGAGCAGCAGCAATTTCTTGCGGCAATTCCCGATGCCATGTTCAGAGAAACGACGCGTGATTTTATGGTGAATCAGCAGTTTCGCCGCGATTACTGGGTGCGTGGGCCACGCAAACTCAGCAAATTAGCGCAAGCAGAACAGGCTCGGCAATTGCGCGTGTTGCTGGTTCAGCACCGTGCCGATGTATCGCTCAAAGTAACAGGCAATCTGGGCGAAGCCACTATGCAAGACCATGTTTATGCGCCCATTTTAAATACCATAGCCGATCATCAGATCATCAGCCTTGGGCAAATCGAGCAAGCCACGGGCCTAGCTTTATCACAAATTTTACAAGCCGCCCTCGTGTTAATTGGCGGAGGCAGTGTGGTGGCAGTACAAGACGATGCCCATATTGCCAAAGCAAAAAAATCCTGCGAAAAACTCAACTATTATTTATGCAATCAGGCACGCGGCAGCCACGATATCAGCCATCTGGCCAGCCCTGTTTCAGGCGGTGGCATTAGCATCGGGCGCTTTCAGCAGTTGTTTTTACTGGCCCGCAGCCAAGGCAAAAAGCACCCAGCAGAATGGGCACAATTTGCCTGGCAAATCTTAGCTATGCAAAACCAAACCTTGGTAAAAGAAGGGCAAGCTTTAGAAACTGAAGAAGACAATCTCGCAGAATTAAATCGCCAGGCACAAACGTTTTCAGAAAAGCAGCTGAACATCTTTAAAGCGCTGGGAATAGCCTGGTAA